A part of Saliniradius amylolyticus genomic DNA contains:
- a CDS encoding sensor domain-containing diguanylate cyclase: MWLYIPFAQAQSDLNVSALDGSELTGHAEYLTTSPEMGLEVVRQQQWQPFTNKHINQGIGAQAHWLRFNVTNHSNDALSWVIRSETSYLDTMQVFYTHDDGPLYQQTLSDRVAFHQRPLNDRLLATPITTPAGARTAVYLKAYNEKPDSVSLNFTLYNQRQFEQQRIKESLLFGLYYGALTTIMILSAVAAVFLRQPAAIYYSLFMAMSILFWLMFNGLGYQYIWPDWPYWHNEGFHIVFLAFCISACQFGRHFLDLPGLFPLFNRVVQLFQWACAGFIAIRVVFGLYEPALHASFLSLALVAVILPVAGWRSWRKGNVHAMWFFIAWVAYSLGVLINLVAASFPLLDWGMSSLVWLQLTSIAEIILLMVAMTSWVVNMKKDREKALLLAHQDPLTKLGNRRQLQVAYENYRARFPSLDHKLFILMIDLDYFKEINDTYGHDAGDKVLKTLSRLIKQNCRESDVAVRYGGEEFAVLLALDSLEQARHVAERIRQQFESQPTQYHQQSIHHTLSCGIAEVLSENIELDANAMMRCADEALYSAKKAGRNLTYTYEAEGCRPITTS, encoded by the coding sequence TTGTGGCTTTACATTCCTTTTGCGCAGGCCCAGTCCGACTTAAACGTCTCCGCACTCGATGGCAGTGAGTTAACCGGTCACGCCGAGTACCTGACAACATCGCCCGAAATGGGTCTTGAAGTCGTTCGTCAGCAGCAATGGCAACCCTTTACCAACAAGCACATTAATCAGGGAATTGGCGCACAAGCCCACTGGCTGAGGTTCAACGTAACGAACCACTCCAATGATGCGCTTAGCTGGGTAATTCGAAGCGAGACCAGTTATCTGGATACCATGCAGGTATTCTACACACACGATGACGGCCCACTTTACCAGCAAACTCTGTCCGACCGGGTTGCCTTTCATCAGCGCCCATTAAACGACCGACTGCTGGCAACTCCCATCACCACACCCGCGGGCGCCCGCACCGCCGTCTACCTTAAGGCTTACAATGAGAAACCCGATTCGGTAAGCCTCAACTTTACGTTGTATAACCAGCGGCAATTCGAACAACAACGCATTAAAGAAAGTCTGCTGTTCGGGCTCTACTATGGAGCCTTGACCACCATCATGATCTTGTCAGCAGTGGCGGCGGTTTTCCTGCGTCAGCCAGCCGCCATTTACTACTCCCTGTTTATGGCTATGTCGATTCTGTTCTGGCTCATGTTTAATGGTCTGGGCTATCAGTATATCTGGCCTGACTGGCCTTATTGGCACAACGAAGGCTTTCACATTGTGTTTCTGGCATTTTGTATCTCCGCTTGCCAGTTTGGTCGGCATTTTCTCGACCTGCCGGGCTTGTTCCCTCTTTTTAATCGTGTCGTCCAGCTCTTTCAGTGGGCATGCGCAGGCTTTATCGCTATCCGTGTTGTGTTCGGTCTGTATGAGCCAGCGCTACATGCATCCTTCCTTAGTCTGGCCCTGGTCGCTGTGATTCTGCCCGTAGCGGGCTGGCGTAGCTGGCGAAAGGGTAATGTCCATGCCATGTGGTTCTTTATTGCCTGGGTGGCCTATTCCCTGGGGGTTCTGATTAATCTGGTGGCCGCCTCTTTCCCCCTCCTGGACTGGGGAATGTCGTCACTGGTTTGGCTGCAACTGACCAGCATCGCGGAGATTATACTGCTCATGGTCGCGATGACCAGTTGGGTCGTGAATATGAAAAAGGATCGGGAAAAAGCCCTGTTACTGGCGCACCAGGACCCACTGACCAAGCTGGGTAACCGTCGTCAGTTACAGGTGGCGTATGAAAATTACCGGGCGCGATTCCCCAGCCTGGATCACAAACTCTTTATCCTGATGATCGATCTCGACTATTTTAAAGAAATCAATGACACCTATGGTCACGATGCCGGTGACAAAGTCCTGAAGACCCTGAGCCGACTGATCAAACAGAACTGTCGTGAGTCTGATGTGGCCGTGCGTTATGGCGGTGAAGAATTTGCGGTTCTGCTCGCCCTGGACTCGCTGGAACAAGCCCGCCACGTGGCTGAGCGCATCCGGCAACAATTTGAATCGCAGCCGACTCAATATCATCAGCAGTCCATACACCACACTCTGAGCTGCGGCATTGCCGAGGTTCTTTCCGAGAATATTGAGCTTGATGCCAACGCCATGATGCGCTGTGCGGACGAGGCGCTGTACAGTGCTAAAAAAGCCGGGCGCAACCTCACCTATACCTATGAAGCCGAGGGCTGTCGCCCTATCACAACATCCTGA
- the gcvH gene encoding glycine cleavage system protein GcvH: MSNIPSELRYAASHEWVRPEGDGTYTVGITEHAQDLLGDMVFVELPDEGDAVSAGDDVAVAESVKAASDIYAPITGEVVAINEDLEDSPELVNSDPYGDGWMFRIKAEDDGEFNDLMDAEGYQNSIDED; encoded by the coding sequence ATGAGCAACATCCCGTCAGAATTGCGTTATGCCGCCTCCCACGAATGGGTACGCCCCGAGGGTGATGGCACCTACACTGTGGGCATCACCGAGCACGCTCAGGACCTGCTGGGCGACATGGTTTTTGTGGAGCTGCCGGACGAAGGCGATGCGGTCAGCGCTGGTGACGACGTAGCCGTGGCCGAATCGGTCAAGGCCGCTTCCGACATCTACGCGCCTATCACCGGTGAAGTGGTTGCCATCAACGAAGACCTGGAAGACTCGCCTGAGCTGGTGAACTCTGACCCTTATGGCGACGGCTGGATGTTCCGCATAAAGGCGGAAGATGACGGTGAGTTCAACGATCTGATGGACGCCGAAGGCTACCAGAACAGCATCGACGAAGACTAA
- a CDS encoding GNAT family N-acetyltransferase codes for MTELTTERLRLRPFRTDDAGALNRINSRSEVMRYIGKPVETIRNTEDYLRESVLADYSKYGFGRHAVIEQHSGELIGFCGLKYLPDLDEVDIGYRLHPDYWGLGYATEAGQATMKFGREKLGLSRIIGIAMDENTASIEVLKKLGLKPDGRVNHLGTECARFLWQA; via the coding sequence ATGACCGAACTCACAACCGAACGTCTCCGGCTACGGCCTTTTCGCACCGACGATGCTGGCGCACTGAACCGGATAAACTCACGCAGTGAGGTCATGCGCTATATCGGCAAACCCGTTGAGACGATACGGAATACAGAAGACTATCTAAGAGAGTCAGTACTCGCTGACTACAGTAAGTATGGTTTTGGCCGCCATGCTGTTATCGAACAACACAGCGGCGAGCTTATCGGCTTTTGTGGCTTAAAGTACCTGCCGGATCTGGATGAGGTGGATATTGGTTACCGCCTGCACCCGGATTACTGGGGCCTGGGCTATGCTACTGAGGCCGGACAGGCCACCATGAAATTTGGCCGCGAAAAACTGGGGCTCAGCAGAATTATCGGCATCGCCATGGATGAGAATACGGCCTCCATTGAGGTATTGAAAAAGCTGGGCTTAAAGCCCGATGGCCGGGTTAATCACCTGGGTACCGAATGTGCACGTTTTCTATGGCAAGCCTAG
- a CDS encoding pirin family protein, producing MSNLASELVQDCAIASGCSALKLVLKPKDKDLGGFCVRRTLPTKECRSVGPWVFFDHMGPAHFEAGQGIDVRPHPHIGLATVTYLFEGEMLHRDSLGTEARVLPGDINLMVAGRGIVHSERQREEVKAAPHNLNGLQLWLALPTELEQTEPGFFHYDKTEIPEVEQDGVPVRVMMGNAYGVTSPVKTLSETLYIEARLKAGQSLVLPEAKEKALYVVKGELALRDTTLEEHSMAVFDDESGITVTANRDTMLAVVGGAPVGKRYMEWNFVASDKALIEKAKADWQAGRFPKVPGDEQAFIPLPK from the coding sequence ATGAGTAACCTCGCATCCGAACTGGTTCAGGATTGCGCCATTGCCAGTGGCTGCAGCGCGTTAAAGTTGGTGCTCAAACCCAAAGACAAAGATCTTGGGGGCTTTTGTGTCCGCCGTACCCTGCCCACCAAGGAATGTCGCAGTGTCGGTCCCTGGGTGTTCTTCGATCATATGGGCCCGGCTCATTTTGAGGCCGGCCAGGGCATCGACGTACGGCCCCACCCTCATATCGGCCTGGCAACGGTCACCTACCTCTTTGAAGGCGAGATGCTGCACCGTGACTCGCTTGGTACAGAGGCCCGAGTGCTACCCGGTGATATTAATTTGATGGTAGCAGGTCGTGGCATTGTGCATTCCGAACGCCAGCGAGAAGAGGTAAAAGCGGCCCCTCACAACCTCAACGGCCTGCAACTTTGGTTGGCGCTGCCTACTGAGCTGGAACAAACTGAGCCGGGGTTTTTCCACTATGACAAGACCGAGATCCCAGAGGTTGAGCAGGACGGCGTTCCAGTTCGAGTCATGATGGGCAATGCGTACGGCGTCACCTCCCCGGTGAAAACGCTGTCCGAGACCTTATACATTGAAGCCCGCCTGAAAGCCGGACAGAGCCTGGTGTTGCCCGAGGCCAAAGAAAAAGCTCTGTACGTGGTGAAAGGCGAGCTGGCACTGAGAGATACCACTCTGGAAGAGCACAGCATGGCGGTCTTCGATGATGAGTCCGGCATTACAGTGACAGCCAACCGCGATACCATGCTGGCAGTAGTGGGCGGTGCCCCTGTCGGCAAGCGTTATATGGAGTGGAACTTTGTCGCCAGTGATAAGGCGCTTATCGAAAAAGCCAAAGCTGACTGGCAGGCCGGTCGCTTCCCCAAAGTTCCCGGTGACGAGCAGGCATTTATCCCGCTCCCCAAATAG
- a CDS encoding FAD-dependent monooxygenase — protein sequence MQQVDVLIVGGGMVGLTLAAALKHSPLNVVLVDKRLPQRPLNTEPELRVSAINQASENLFRRLGVWQLIERKQPYTAMDVREQDSFARIHFDHHDLLLPHLGHIIENQAVTNALMDSLQGAANVRLMDGVGIQSLAQGKSEAFVTLTDGQVISAALVVGTDGANSAIRRLAHLPLTFKDYEHSAIVATVKTAEPHQDTARQVFTPTGPLAFLPLKDPTLCSIVWSQDAAQARQLKTLSDSDFNHALSAAFDNQLGLCEVQSQRVSFPLTMRYVRQWVKERVVVAGDAAHTIHPLAGQGANLGLMDVAALAETLLALYEQNKDIGLARNLRAFERSRKADATAMIAAMEGFKQLFSGTHPLKKLVRGLGMSAVNRLPLAKQQAMRHAAGLAGDLPETMRSPE from the coding sequence ATGCAACAAGTCGATGTGCTCATCGTCGGGGGCGGCATGGTAGGACTGACTCTGGCCGCTGCGTTGAAACACTCCCCGCTGAACGTGGTTCTGGTGGATAAGCGGTTGCCTCAGCGGCCACTGAACACAGAGCCTGAACTCAGAGTCAGTGCTATCAACCAGGCCAGTGAGAACTTGTTTCGTCGCTTAGGTGTATGGCAGCTCATTGAACGCAAACAGCCATACACGGCGATGGATGTCAGGGAGCAGGATAGCTTTGCGCGTATTCATTTTGATCATCATGATCTGCTCTTGCCGCACCTAGGCCATATTATCGAGAATCAGGCAGTAACCAATGCGCTGATGGACTCACTGCAGGGGGCGGCTAATGTGCGCCTGATGGATGGTGTTGGTATCCAGTCTCTGGCGCAGGGCAAATCCGAAGCTTTTGTCACTCTCACGGACGGACAGGTCATCAGTGCTGCTTTGGTAGTGGGGACAGATGGCGCTAACTCGGCCATTCGGCGCTTAGCGCATTTACCACTGACTTTTAAGGACTATGAGCACAGCGCCATTGTAGCGACGGTGAAAACCGCGGAGCCGCACCAAGATACCGCCCGGCAGGTATTTACTCCCACTGGACCACTGGCCTTCCTGCCTCTGAAAGACCCTACGCTATGTTCCATCGTCTGGTCACAGGATGCCGCTCAGGCCCGGCAACTCAAGACCCTGTCAGATTCAGATTTTAATCATGCCCTCAGTGCTGCCTTCGATAATCAGTTGGGCTTATGCGAAGTGCAGAGCCAGAGAGTCAGCTTCCCGCTGACGATGCGCTATGTACGCCAATGGGTGAAAGAACGCGTGGTGGTAGCCGGTGATGCGGCGCACACAATTCATCCTCTGGCGGGTCAGGGTGCCAATCTGGGACTGATGGATGTAGCGGCACTGGCCGAAACGCTGTTGGCTTTGTATGAACAGAACAAGGATATCGGATTAGCCCGCAATCTCAGAGCCTTCGAGCGCTCGCGTAAAGCCGATGCAACCGCCATGATTGCGGCGATGGAGGGGTTTAAGCAGCTGTTTAGTGGTACCCATCCGCTGAAAAAACTCGTTCGTGGCTTAGGTATGAGCGCCGTGAACCGACTGCCATTGGCGAAGCAGCAAGCCATGCGCCACGCCGCCGGTCTGGCAGGTGACTTACCTGAAACGATGCGTTCACCCGAATAG
- the gcvT gene encoding glycine cleavage system aminomethyltransferase GcvT produces MTEKTVLHPKHIEAGAKMVDFHGWEMPINYGSQIEEHNAVRTDAGMFDVSHMTIVDVKGKQAQDYLRYLLANDVAKLQVPGKALYSGMLNEQGGVVDDLICYFFDNENYRLVVNSATREKDMSWLLGKAEGFEVDITERGDLAMIAVQGPNAKQKAEAVFNDEQKAAVEGMKPFFGKQSGELFIATTGYTGEAGYEIIMPAAQAGDIWQTLLDAGVQPCGLGARDTLRLEAGMNLYGQDMDETISPLAANMGWTITWEPEDRDFVGRDAVEEYNRNGNEKLVGLVMEDKGVLRTGLKVKVDGGEGVITSGTFSPTLGYSIAMARVPKPVGQAAEVEMRKKSVTVKVVKPAFVRNGKKIEH; encoded by the coding sequence ATGACAGAAAAAACGGTGTTACACCCCAAACATATTGAAGCGGGTGCCAAGATGGTGGACTTCCATGGCTGGGAGATGCCCATTAACTACGGCTCGCAGATTGAAGAGCACAACGCGGTGCGTACCGACGCCGGTATGTTTGATGTGTCGCACATGACCATTGTGGATGTGAAAGGCAAACAGGCGCAGGATTATCTGCGTTACCTGCTGGCCAACGATGTGGCCAAGCTACAGGTGCCCGGCAAGGCGCTGTACAGCGGCATGCTCAACGAGCAGGGCGGGGTAGTGGATGACCTGATCTGCTATTTCTTCGACAACGAAAACTACCGTCTGGTGGTGAATTCCGCCACCCGCGAGAAAGACATGAGCTGGCTGCTTGGCAAGGCCGAAGGCTTTGAGGTGGACATAACCGAGCGTGGCGATCTGGCCATGATCGCGGTGCAGGGCCCCAACGCGAAGCAAAAGGCCGAAGCCGTATTCAACGACGAGCAAAAAGCCGCGGTTGAGGGCATGAAACCGTTTTTCGGTAAGCAGTCGGGCGAGCTATTTATCGCCACCACGGGCTACACCGGCGAAGCGGGCTACGAAATCATCATGCCTGCCGCTCAGGCGGGCGACATCTGGCAAACCCTCCTGGATGCAGGCGTTCAGCCCTGTGGTCTGGGTGCGCGCGATACTCTGCGCCTGGAAGCGGGCATGAACCTGTACGGCCAGGATATGGACGAGACCATCTCACCCCTGGCGGCCAATATGGGCTGGACCATTACCTGGGAACCCGAAGATCGCGACTTTGTTGGTCGTGACGCGGTGGAAGAATACAACCGCAACGGTAACGAAAAGCTGGTTGGCCTGGTGATGGAAGACAAGGGCGTGCTGCGCACCGGGTTGAAGGTCAAGGTAGACGGTGGCGAAGGGGTAATCACCTCTGGTACCTTCTCCCCCACGCTGGGCTACTCTATCGCTATGGCCCGTGTGCCTAAGCCTGTCGGCCAGGCCGCCGAAGTGGAAATGCGCAAAAAGTCGGTTACAGTAAAAGTGGTTAAGCCGGCCTTTGTCCGTAACGGCAAGAAAATCGAACATTAA
- a CDS encoding Na+/H+ antiporter NhaC family protein, giving the protein MSPAHLSRGKYALLPLLVFLALFLGTGFYLQSQGVEYAFYQLPAPVAILPAILLAVWLSKESLNQTVHQFVEGVGHPNIITMCLIYLLAGAFSAVAKATGGVDATVALGLSIIPAEFLLPGLFLISAFVATAMGTSMGTLAAMAPIGLGMAETVGIEPALMAGVLMSGAIFGDNLSIISDTTIAATRTQGCEMRDKFLENFKLSLPAAIAAMILFAMMGSGDVTQPESEGNLWLAVPYLLILGLAVSGLNVFAVLTIGVVSSALMGAWQADYALSGVAQDIYQGFTSMQEIFLLSLLIGGLSALMRRQGGLQYLVNRIITWVEKLSSHARASHSLAIAALASLTNLCVANNTVAIIITGEAAKELSNHAGIRARRSASLLDIFSCIVQGLIPYGAQALLLGASFGISPVALIPYVFYCYILAIVAVGFVLWQLWSNGTGATSPDSRSNG; this is encoded by the coding sequence TTGTCCCCAGCCCATTTGTCTCGCGGTAAATATGCGTTGCTACCGTTACTGGTGTTCCTGGCCCTGTTCTTAGGCACCGGCTTCTATCTGCAGTCTCAAGGCGTGGAATACGCCTTCTATCAACTGCCCGCGCCGGTGGCTATCTTACCGGCCATTCTACTGGCGGTGTGGTTGTCGAAAGAGTCGCTAAATCAGACGGTGCATCAGTTTGTGGAAGGCGTAGGGCACCCGAATATTATCACCATGTGCTTAATTTACCTGTTGGCCGGGGCCTTTTCGGCAGTAGCTAAAGCCACAGGCGGCGTGGATGCCACAGTAGCCCTGGGGTTGAGTATTATTCCGGCCGAGTTTTTGCTACCGGGGCTGTTTTTGATCAGTGCCTTTGTCGCGACAGCCATGGGAACGTCGATGGGGACGTTGGCCGCCATGGCACCTATTGGCTTGGGGATGGCTGAAACGGTCGGTATTGAACCAGCCTTGATGGCGGGCGTACTAATGAGTGGTGCCATCTTTGGCGATAACTTATCCATTATCTCAGATACTACTATCGCCGCCACCCGTACACAGGGTTGTGAGATGCGCGATAAGTTTCTGGAAAATTTCAAGTTGTCGCTGCCCGCCGCGATCGCAGCCATGATTCTGTTCGCCATGATGGGCAGTGGCGATGTCACACAGCCAGAATCAGAGGGCAATTTATGGTTGGCGGTTCCCTACTTGCTGATTCTGGGCCTGGCCGTGTCGGGGCTCAATGTGTTTGCGGTACTGACCATCGGTGTGGTGAGCAGTGCTCTGATGGGCGCCTGGCAGGCAGACTATGCATTATCCGGTGTGGCTCAGGACATCTATCAGGGCTTCACCAGTATGCAGGAAATCTTTCTGCTGTCGCTGCTGATTGGTGGCTTGTCGGCGCTGATGCGCCGTCAGGGTGGTTTGCAGTACCTGGTGAACCGAATTATTACCTGGGTCGAGAAACTTTCCAGCCATGCCAGGGCCAGTCACTCACTGGCTATCGCGGCACTGGCCAGTCTGACTAACCTCTGTGTAGCCAATAATACGGTGGCGATTATTATCACCGGTGAGGCAGCCAAGGAGTTATCGAATCATGCCGGTATTCGTGCCCGCCGTAGCGCCAGCTTGCTGGATATTTTCTCCTGTATTGTGCAGGGGCTGATCCCCTATGGTGCTCAGGCACTATTACTCGGTGCCAGTTTCGGTATTTCACCGGTGGCGCTGATTCCCTATGTGTTCTATTGCTACATCTTGGCGATTGTGGCGGTGGGTTTTGTTCTGTGGCAATTGTGGAGTAATGGCACAGGGGCCACGAGCCCTGACAGCCGCAGCAATGGATAA
- the ubiH gene encoding 2-octaprenyl-6-methoxyphenyl hydroxylase — protein sequence MTTDTDFDLVIVGGGTVGSLLALALQGSGLRLAVVEPRQLTDGKHHPGFDARVIALSHYSVSFLEALGLGSDLKQISTPIHRIKVSDQGHLGQCQLAREQQYVDALGRVVALYDLGRLLRQSMDESIHWYCPDTVASLDYQRQRVGIQLASGRQLRAKLLVVADGAPSQTAALAGIESSVEEYKQSAVIANVAHEKPHQQRAFERFTSTGPLALLPMQGQVSSLVWSLNPEQAEAMSDLPEAHFLTELQQAFGYSLGRFERLSQRYAYPLRLIRAERNYAHRTLVIGNAARTLHPIAGQGFNLGLRDVADLTGLLNEAPRDAGDYELLSHYHRCRRRDQHSTIQLTDTLVRMFSNQLLPLVVGRNLGLAALQHCSPLKSVLARQAMGYQRGIN from the coding sequence ATGACAACCGATACCGACTTTGATCTGGTCATCGTCGGCGGTGGCACCGTCGGCAGCTTACTGGCGCTGGCTCTGCAAGGCAGCGGCCTGCGTCTGGCAGTGGTGGAACCACGCCAACTAACCGATGGCAAACACCATCCGGGCTTTGATGCGCGGGTGATCGCGTTGTCGCACTATTCGGTCAGTTTCCTGGAGGCGCTGGGATTAGGGAGCGATTTAAAACAAATCTCAACCCCCATTCATCGCATCAAGGTGTCTGATCAGGGCCACTTGGGGCAGTGTCAGCTGGCGCGAGAACAGCAATACGTGGATGCCCTTGGACGAGTAGTGGCCTTGTATGACCTGGGCAGACTATTGCGTCAATCGATGGATGAATCGATACATTGGTATTGTCCGGATACGGTGGCATCGCTTGACTATCAGCGCCAGCGGGTAGGCATACAGCTGGCTTCCGGGCGTCAGCTCAGAGCGAAATTGCTGGTCGTGGCGGATGGAGCACCCTCACAGACCGCTGCGCTGGCTGGCATTGAGTCTTCGGTTGAGGAGTACAAGCAAAGTGCGGTGATTGCCAATGTGGCGCACGAAAAGCCTCATCAGCAACGTGCTTTTGAGCGTTTCACCTCTACCGGGCCTTTAGCCTTGCTGCCAATGCAAGGGCAGGTGAGTTCGTTGGTGTGGAGCTTGAATCCGGAGCAGGCTGAGGCCATGAGTGACCTTCCCGAAGCTCACTTTCTGACTGAATTACAGCAGGCTTTTGGTTACTCTTTGGGCCGTTTTGAGCGGCTCAGTCAGCGTTATGCTTATCCTTTGAGGTTAATCCGGGCAGAACGTAATTACGCTCACCGCACTCTGGTTATCGGCAATGCGGCACGTACGCTGCACCCTATAGCCGGGCAGGGGTTTAACCTTGGCTTACGGGATGTGGCGGATCTGACAGGGTTACTCAATGAGGCCCCGAGGGATGCTGGCGATTACGAACTGCTCAGTCATTACCATCGGTGTCGGCGGCGCGATCAGCATAGCACTATTCAGTTGACAGATACGCTGGTGCGCATGTTTTCGAATCAGTTACTCCCGCTGGTGGTGGGGCGTAATCTGGGATTGGCAGCGCTACAACACTGCTCGCCGCTGAAAAGTGTGCTGGCAAGGCAAGCAATGGGTTATCAGCGAGGGATAAATTGA
- a CDS encoding LysR family transcriptional regulator, producing the protein MKQLSLDNLRAFVAVVDMGGYARAGDYLGRSQPAISLQIKRLEEQLGRKLFHKQGQRQQLNSDGHKLYHHAVKLLSLNDDIFRQFERSPLSGKLRLGLPSEFATSLLPDIIGEFSSAYPDVTLAVTCDLSKHLLQTERRQEFDVILALRDEQELTDAAEHSVLLDELVWVGQNGAVPDTSPLPLAVAPQGCIYRRRAEHCLTGAGVDFRIGYTNADISGLTAALKAGLGLTVLARSTLPEGLTEIKHKTLPKLGKVGIELIVQRHKHPQASEKLAEFIRTRLSVIG; encoded by the coding sequence GTGAAGCAACTGTCGCTGGATAATTTGCGCGCCTTTGTAGCGGTGGTGGATATGGGCGGTTATGCCCGGGCCGGGGATTATCTTGGCCGCAGCCAGCCCGCCATCAGTTTGCAGATCAAACGTCTGGAAGAACAGCTCGGCCGCAAGCTGTTTCACAAACAGGGGCAGCGTCAGCAACTCAACAGCGACGGCCATAAGCTTTATCACCATGCCGTTAAGCTGCTAAGCCTGAATGACGACATCTTCCGTCAGTTTGAGCGTTCGCCTCTGTCGGGTAAGCTGCGCTTAGGCCTGCCCAGTGAATTTGCCACCAGCCTGCTGCCCGACATTATCGGCGAGTTCAGCAGTGCCTACCCGGATGTGACTCTGGCGGTGACCTGTGACTTAAGTAAACACTTACTGCAAACCGAGCGCCGTCAGGAATTCGATGTGATTCTGGCACTGCGCGACGAGCAGGAGCTGACCGATGCCGCCGAGCACAGTGTCTTATTGGACGAGTTGGTGTGGGTCGGCCAAAACGGCGCTGTGCCGGATACTTCTCCGCTGCCTCTGGCGGTGGCCCCTCAGGGCTGCATTTACCGCCGCCGGGCCGAGCATTGTCTGACCGGGGCCGGGGTGGATTTTCGCATCGGTTATACCAATGCCGATATCAGCGGTCTGACTGCCGCACTCAAGGCGGGTTTGGGGCTGACGGTCCTGGCCCGTTCCACCCTGCCCGAGGGCCTCACCGAGATCAAACACAAGACCCTGCCTAAGTTGGGGAAGGTCGGTATTGAGCTTATCGTCCAGCGCCATAAGCACCCTCAGGCCAGTGAAAAGCTGGCGGAGTTTATCCGGACTCGTCTGAGCGTGATTGGTTGA